One Deltaproteobacteria bacterium DNA segment encodes these proteins:
- the rplU gene encoding 50S ribosomal protein L21: MYAVIKTGGKQHRVSEGEMLSIEKVAGGKGDEVVFSEVLMVADENNVRVGTPVVEGAKVIGVIMEQKKNKKIVVFKMKRRKGYHKKTGHRQPQTSMRIKAITI, from the coding sequence ATGTATGCAGTCATAAAAACAGGTGGAAAGCAGCACCGGGTTTCAGAGGGAGAGATGCTGTCCATAGAAAAAGTCGCGGGCGGCAAGGGCGACGAGGTCGTCTTCAGCGAGGTGCTGATGGTCGCCGACGAGAATAACGTCCGCGTGGGCACACCCGTCGTGGAAGGCGCCAAGGTCATCGGCGTGATTATGGAACAGAAGAAAAACAAGAAGATAGTCGTCTTCAAGATGAAGCGCAGAAAAGGCTACCACAAAAAGACCGGACATCGCCAGCCGCAGACGAGCATGCGGATCAAGGCGATTACCATTTAG
- a CDS encoding tetratricopeptide repeat protein has protein sequence MKRQDKPVDKKISYRNRLNRLLASFTTLSTERRAAILLVLILLLAALLRLIALANWGDSLYSNFLLWDERIYDDWAQKAAAGAMSPFPVAEFAALPAYLMVFVYKIISPDPFFIRLLNILCGLITCWLIYKIGAELGGEQVGMPAGHWTGRQIGMAAALLACLYKPFIFFNVTILKESLGIFLFAAVIYLLLIILRRPETWRILLLAIAAGLLANVRLNAIVLIPWIGLLIAWAAWRDNWPWKRFATTAALFVVGLALSLAPFLAAQYRLTGEMRPTAAGGFNLYLANNPDNPLPYYRPVSFASSDPAEQAVQFTIEASRRTGKKLSPQEASDFWTRAVVKETLARPAAFAVKLGQKTLTLFNAFEGEDNYHIGFMGRFIPFFHFPLPGLALLLPLGMAGIIFRARSRATFAVISIACLYALTLIVFFTNMRIGIPLAVILIPFAVLGIADLWQWFRECQTGKIIAFGAVALAFLMIEFIPVAGTGDMTAYYNAHAINLATKGFEPEAVRYWQESAAMNRPYSAYANYALATVSLRRGDPEAGKRYLAQIPDASFVAAQKYELLGDILWREGRTNEAVAAYRRSLSINAGQRQVYMKMIRIFETFNPSEATRLRQQLAWVASFYPAE, from the coding sequence TTGAAACGCCAAGACAAACCGGTAGACAAGAAGATATCGTACAGGAACAGATTGAACCGCCTCCTGGCTTCTTTTACAACCCTTTCGACCGAACGACGCGCCGCCATCCTCCTCGTATTGATTTTACTTCTCGCCGCACTGCTTCGGCTCATCGCCCTCGCTAACTGGGGGGACAGCCTCTACTCAAATTTTCTGCTCTGGGACGAACGGATCTACGACGACTGGGCGCAGAAGGCGGCTGCCGGGGCGATGTCCCCTTTCCCTGTGGCTGAGTTCGCCGCCCTTCCCGCCTATCTCATGGTTTTTGTTTATAAAATAATCTCGCCCGATCCATTTTTCATCCGGCTCCTGAATATCCTCTGCGGCCTGATCACCTGCTGGTTGATTTACAAGATCGGCGCGGAATTGGGCGGTGAACAAGTCGGTATGCCTGCCGGCCACTGGACAGGCCGGCAGATTGGAATGGCGGCGGCGCTCCTGGCCTGCCTCTACAAGCCATTTATCTTCTTTAACGTCACTATCCTGAAGGAATCCCTCGGTATTTTCCTTTTCGCAGCGGTCATTTACCTGCTCCTTATAATCCTGCGCCGCCCGGAGACCTGGCGGATACTACTGCTTGCCATTGCGGCGGGACTGCTCGCCAATGTCCGGCTGAACGCCATCGTCCTGATCCCCTGGATTGGCCTCCTGATCGCCTGGGCCGCCTGGCGGGATAACTGGCCGTGGAAGCGCTTCGCTACGACCGCCGCTCTGTTCGTGGTCGGGCTCGCCCTCAGCCTTGCCCCATTTCTGGCCGCCCAGTATCGCCTGACCGGCGAGATGCGGCCCACGGCGGCAGGGGGATTCAATCTCTACCTGGCGAACAATCCCGATAATCCCCTCCCCTACTACCGGCCCGTGTCTTTCGCCTCCTCCGACCCGGCCGAACAGGCCGTCCAGTTCACGATCGAGGCAAGCCGCCGGACGGGGAAAAAGCTCTCGCCGCAGGAGGCCTCGGACTTCTGGACCCGCGCGGTGGTGAAAGAGACCCTCGCAAGGCCCGCCGCCTTCGCCGTGAAGCTCGGGCAGAAGACCCTGACCCTCTTCAACGCCTTTGAGGGCGAGGACAACTACCACATCGGTTTCATGGGCCGGTTCATCCCCTTCTTCCATTTCCCGCTGCCCGGCCTGGCGCTGCTCCTTCCCCTCGGAATGGCGGGAATCATCTTCCGCGCCCGTTCCCGTGCGACCTTTGCCGTCATCTCCATCGCCTGTCTCTACGCCCTGACGCTCATCGTCTTTTTTACCAACATGCGAATCGGAATCCCGCTTGCCGTCATCCTGATACCCTTCGCCGTCCTGGGGATCGCCGATCTCTGGCAGTGGTTCCGTGAGTGCCAGACCGGGAAAATTATTGCCTTCGGCGCGGTGGCGTTGGCCTTCCTGATGATTGAATTCATCCCCGTCGCCGGGACGGGGGACATGACCGCCTACTACAACGCCCACGCCATCAACCTGGCCACCAAGGGATTTGAACCGGAGGCCGTCCGCTACTGGCAGGAATCCGCCGCGATGAATCGCCCCTATTCGGCCTATGCGAACTACGCCCTGGCGACCGTCTCCCTCCGGAGAGGTGATCCGGAGGCGGGGAAACGCTACCTGGCGCAGATCCCCGATGCCTCTTTCGTTGCGGCGCAGAAGTACGAGCTGCTGGGAGATATCCTTTGGCGCGAGGGACGAACGAACGAGGCCGTCGCCGCCTACAGGCGCTCGCTCTCGATCAACGCGGGACAGCGCCAAGTATATATGAAGATGATCCGGATTTTTGAGACGTTCAATCCATCCGAAGCGACCCGTTTGCGCCAACAACTCGCCTGGGTCGCTTCTTTCTATCCTGCCGAGTAA
- the obgE gene encoding GTPase ObgE — MKFIDEAKILVKAGDGGQGCVSFRREKFIPHGGPDGGNGGRGGDIILITSRSHSTLLDMKYRQHHTAKRGGHGSGNNRTGKDAIDIVLVVPMGTLVKDDATGEILADLTEEGQRFIVAKGGIGGKGNAWFTSSTYQAPHFAQEGMPGDERWVKLELKLLADVGIIGFPNVGKSSFIARVSAARPKIADYPFTTLTPNLGVVKYGNLESFVIADIPGLIEGAHQGLGRGIKFLRHVERTKVLLHIIDIADGDCPGAWENYLTINGELEKFSADMMEKPQIVAINKIDLPDTREKLEIELARLEKNGIRAYPFSAATGEGTRDILNEMIRLLGR; from the coding sequence ATGAAATTCATTGACGAGGCAAAAATTCTGGTCAAGGCCGGCGACGGCGGGCAGGGTTGCGTGAGCTTCCGGAGGGAAAAATTCATCCCTCACGGCGGGCCGGACGGCGGCAACGGCGGCCGGGGCGGGGACATCATCCTCATCACCTCGCGTAGCCACAGCACGCTGCTCGATATGAAATACCGCCAGCATCACACGGCCAAGCGGGGCGGGCACGGCTCCGGCAACAACCGGACCGGGAAAGACGCGATAGACATTGTTTTGGTCGTCCCGATGGGCACTTTGGTAAAAGACGATGCGACCGGGGAGATTCTGGCCGATCTCACCGAGGAAGGGCAGCGCTTTATTGTGGCCAAAGGCGGTATCGGCGGCAAAGGCAACGCCTGGTTTACCTCGTCCACTTATCAGGCCCCGCACTTTGCCCAGGAAGGCATGCCCGGTGATGAACGCTGGGTAAAGCTGGAGCTGAAACTCCTGGCCGATGTGGGGATCATCGGCTTCCCCAATGTGGGAAAATCGTCCTTTATCGCCCGGGTGTCGGCCGCCCGACCCAAGATCGCCGATTATCCCTTCACGACCCTGACGCCCAATCTCGGCGTCGTAAAATACGGCAATCTGGAATCATTTGTTATTGCCGACATACCGGGACTGATCGAAGGCGCCCATCAGGGGTTGGGCCGCGGCATAAAATTTCTGCGTCATGTGGAAAGGACGAAAGTGCTGCTGCATATCATTGACATTGCCGACGGCGATTGTCCGGGCGCCTGGGAGAACTATCTGACCATCAACGGGGAACTGGAAAAGTTTTCCGCCGATATGATGGAAAAGCCGCAGATCGTCGCCATCAACAAAATTGATCTCCCGGACACGCGGGAAAAGTTGGAAATAGAGCTGGCCCGGTTGGAAAAAAATGGTATAAGGGCCTACCCCTTTTCCGCCGCGACGGGCGAGGGCACAAGAGATATCCTGAATGAAATGATTCGCCTGCTGGGCAGGTAG
- the proB gene encoding glutamate 5-kinase: protein MREDILVPVKKVLIKIGSAVLTGADGLDLAIIDQLVEEIARLKGQGYQIIMVTSGAIASGKHRMGITGPLKSIPQKQAAAAIGQGRLMRVYANAFGKQGIHVAQILLTMSDLTDRKRFLNIKNTLSTLVEWGVIPIINENDTVAVDEIKFGDNDHLAAMMANLIETHLVINLTSTDGLYDGNPTVSRQAKLITLVPACTDEIEKVATEDTTSVGSGGMKSKVKAARKVTACGIPYIIGPGKEKGVLAAIFSGREKGTLFLPVRQHLKSRKSWIAFTLRPRGRLCLDAGARKAILEDGKSLLPSGIIGVEGNFEAGDAVTCVDREGAPLANGLVNYSAAEIIRIMGLKTSEVEGALGYKDYDEVIHRDNLAVTGKKR from the coding sequence ATAAGAGAAGACATACTGGTCCCGGTCAAAAAGGTCCTGATCAAAATCGGCAGCGCCGTGCTCACGGGCGCCGACGGCCTGGATCTGGCCATTATTGATCAGTTGGTCGAGGAGATCGCCCGGCTGAAAGGCCAAGGCTATCAGATCATCATGGTCACCTCCGGGGCCATCGCCTCGGGGAAGCACCGCATGGGGATTACGGGCCCCTTGAAAAGCATCCCCCAGAAGCAGGCCGCGGCCGCCATCGGTCAGGGGAGGCTCATGCGCGTCTATGCCAACGCCTTCGGCAAACAGGGCATCCACGTCGCGCAGATCCTGCTCACCATGAGCGACCTGACCGACAGGAAGAGATTCCTGAATATCAAAAACACCCTCTCTACGCTCGTCGAATGGGGCGTCATTCCAATCATCAATGAAAACGACACGGTGGCCGTTGACGAGATAAAATTCGGCGACAACGATCACCTGGCCGCAATGATGGCGAACCTCATCGAAACCCACTTAGTCATCAACCTGACCTCGACGGATGGCCTTTACGACGGCAACCCGACGGTCTCCCGACAGGCGAAACTCATAACGCTCGTGCCGGCCTGCACCGACGAAATTGAAAAAGTGGCGACCGAAGACACGACCTCCGTCGGTTCCGGCGGGATGAAAAGCAAGGTCAAGGCCGCCCGGAAGGTAACGGCCTGCGGGATTCCTTACATCATCGGTCCCGGGAAAGAAAAAGGAGTGCTTGCAGCCATCTTTTCCGGCCGGGAGAAAGGCACGCTGTTCCTGCCCGTGCGCCAGCACTTGAAAAGCAGAAAGTCCTGGATCGCCTTTACCCTGAGACCGCGGGGACGTTTATGCCTTGATGCAGGGGCCCGGAAGGCCATCCTGGAGGACGGCAAAAGCCTCTTGCCTTCCGGCATCATAGGCGTGGAAGGCAATTTTGAGGCCGGCGATGCCGTAACCTGCGTAGATCGCGAGGGCGCGCCCCTGGCCAACGGCCTCGTCAATTACAGCGCCGCAGAGATCATCCGCATCATGGGTTTGAAGACTTCCGAAGTAGAGGGAGCCCTCGGCTACAAGGATTACGACGAGGTAATCCACCGCGACAACCTGGCCGTCACGGGGAAAAAGCGCTAA
- the hpt gene encoding hypoxanthine phosphoribosyltransferase: protein METLQREILYPRELIEKRVKELAADISRDYQGRELIVIGILKGAFIFMADLIRCLSIPCRVDFVRLASYGADATSSGKVVMTKDIETSIKDQEILIVEDIIDSGLTLTWLVNWLQERNPRSIKVCAFLDKRARRQVDFEADYVGFTVEDGFIVGYGLDFNEKARFLPDICVIRG from the coding sequence TTGGAAACGCTGCAAAGAGAAATTCTCTATCCGCGGGAGCTGATTGAAAAAAGGGTCAAGGAATTGGCGGCCGATATCTCCCGCGACTATCAGGGGCGGGAGCTCATTGTGATCGGCATCCTCAAGGGCGCCTTTATCTTCATGGCCGATCTGATCCGTTGCCTCTCCATCCCCTGCCGCGTAGATTTTGTCCGGCTGGCCAGTTACGGCGCTGACGCCACGAGCTCCGGGAAGGTCGTCATGACCAAGGATATTGAGACCTCCATCAAAGACCAGGAGATTCTTATTGTGGAAGACATCATAGACAGTGGCCTTACCCTGACCTGGCTGGTAAACTGGCTGCAGGAAAGAAATCCGCGTTCCATCAAGGTATGCGCTTTTCTGGACAAGCGCGCCCGGCGGCAGGTGGATTTCGAAGCCGACTATGTGGGATTTACCGTCGAAGATGGTTTTATTGTGGGTTACGGCCTGGATTTCAATGAAAAGGCCCGTTTTTTACCAGACATTTGTGTTATCAGGGGATGA
- a CDS encoding FecR family protein, which produces MKRKWTTTRSIVISLLLLSFLLMLSPVAFAEVEVGKVTHLSGPLLAKKADGTTRVLSINSAIEQGDTLATEKKTYARIKFTDNSEINMRPGTQLKVSQYHFDQAKPAEDKAVYNLAKGGMRALTGLIGKRGDQDSYKLLTETAVAGVRGTTYEVKICDGNCGSVPNGLYLFVLEGIISVSNAAGTQNVTAGQYVYVQTATSIPTILPGNPGIDFTLPASIADAPKPGDGEAKKNDPGCIVR; this is translated from the coding sequence ATGAAAAGAAAATGGACGACGACAAGAAGTATTGTAATTAGCTTATTACTGCTGTCTTTTTTGCTGATGTTAAGCCCTGTGGCCTTTGCCGAGGTAGAGGTGGGCAAGGTTACGCACTTGAGCGGGCCGCTCCTGGCCAAAAAGGCGGACGGCACGACGCGGGTCTTGTCCATAAACTCTGCCATTGAACAGGGTGATACCTTAGCTACCGAAAAAAAGACCTACGCGCGGATCAAGTTCACCGACAACAGCGAGATCAACATGCGCCCCGGCACCCAGCTTAAGGTATCACAGTATCACTTCGATCAGGCCAAACCGGCGGAGGACAAGGCCGTTTATAACCTGGCCAAGGGAGGGATGCGCGCCCTCACGGGGTTGATAGGTAAGCGGGGTGATCAGGATAGCTACAAATTACTGACGGAGACTGCGGTAGCAGGCGTCAGGGGCACCACTTATGAAGTAAAAATTTGCGACGGCAACTGCGGATCGGTTCCGAACGGGTTGTATTTATTTGTCCTGGAAGGAATTATCAGTGTCAGCAACGCGGCCGGCACGCAGAATGTGACCGCGGGCCAGTACGTATATGTGCAGACAGCGACGTCCATACCGACAATTCTACCCGGCAATCCCGGCATTGACTTCACACTGCCCGCATCAATCGCCGATGCGCCGAAACCCGGCGATGGTGAAGCAAAGAAAAATGATCCCGGCTGTATCGTGCGGTGA
- a CDS encoding zinc-ribbon domain-containing protein, protein MMIIRCRKCETDFRFDDQIMTGEGVWVRCGRCQDVFFQDNPSWEKQASLPAEPDNKAAVPDGGATTSPTEPILSIQPDSAETTSGQTSDAKLLSRVKGIQDAIDDAARPGSSVKEFDDDMFSVESEGLTRDVSARLKPTGAEEKNKMHPVLKVFAYILLVLLVIIVLTGVYIGVFPEDRQRVADALSPYFPWAENLIGQPGSVWGQAIPQDVRQHFVNNWLMGNLRVVEGTVVNKGKYPLTRVQVRGRLYDTAGSIIGEWTSFCGKILTDGELATLSENQLKRMLSEPLGSNVTGDRLNPNGNIPFMVVIAHHDQQAVGKTTVMVSGAEKLLE, encoded by the coding sequence ATGATGATTATCAGGTGCAGAAAGTGTGAGACTGATTTCCGGTTTGACGATCAAATCATGACCGGGGAGGGCGTATGGGTCCGGTGCGGCCGTTGCCAGGACGTGTTTTTTCAGGATAATCCCTCCTGGGAGAAACAGGCCAGCCTTCCAGCGGAGCCGGATAATAAAGCAGCAGTCCCGGACGGCGGTGCCACGACCTCTCCCACGGAACCTATTCTCTCTATCCAGCCGGACAGCGCAGAAACCACTTCCGGACAAACGAGCGACGCCAAGCTGTTGTCCCGGGTGAAGGGAATCCAGGATGCGATTGACGATGCAGCCAGGCCAGGTTCGTCGGTCAAGGAATTTGACGATGATATGTTCAGCGTCGAAAGCGAAGGCTTGACCAGGGATGTGAGCGCCCGGCTGAAACCAACGGGGGCCGAAGAAAAGAATAAAATGCATCCCGTTCTGAAAGTTTTTGCCTATATCTTACTGGTGCTTCTCGTGATCATAGTATTGACCGGTGTCTATATCGGGGTTTTTCCTGAAGACCGGCAGCGAGTGGCAGATGCGCTCTCCCCGTATTTCCCCTGGGCGGAAAATCTCATCGGGCAGCCGGGTTCAGTATGGGGGCAGGCGATTCCGCAGGATGTGCGGCAGCATTTTGTCAATAACTGGCTCATGGGTAATCTGCGCGTGGTGGAAGGCACGGTCGTCAACAAGGGGAAGTACCCTCTGACGCGCGTGCAGGTAAGGGGCAGGTTATACGATACCGCCGGCAGCATTATCGGAGAATGGACCTCATTTTGCGGCAAGATCCTCACTGATGGCGAGCTGGCGACCTTATCGGAAAACCAGCTCAAACGCATGCTTTCCGAGCCTCTGGGCAGCAATGTAACCGGCGATCGCCTCAATCCCAACGGCAATATCCCCTTTATGGTGGTGATAGCCCACCATGACCAGCAGGCCGTCGGAAAAACCACCGTCATGGTCTCCGGGGCAGAGAAGCTGCTGGAATAA
- a CDS encoding TIGR03960 family B12-binding radical SAM protein, which translates to MDWEDLLIAVEKPSRYLGTEVNAVRKGREAELRFVLAFPDTYEVGMSHLGIQILYELLNRIPTVAAERCFAPWPDMERLLRKKNLPLTSLETHRPLGAFDLVGFSLQYELSYTNVLNMLELGGIPLLSSERGEGTPVIIAGGPCAFNPAPMEAFIDAFVIGEGEEAILEIAAVALIIKRRGGSRAAMLSALADIAGIYVPALHEEGKRIRKRIVSDLNRWCLPTRPVVPLMKTIHDRITLEIARGCTRGCRFCQAGMVWRPVREREQAGIEGMAEGLLCATGYDEISLLSLSSGDYSRIEPLLATLMERYYEKRVALALPSLRAETLTRSLIENIRRVRKTSFTLAPEAGTQRLRNIINKGNSSGELLATTEQVFAAGWKSIKLYFMLGLPEETQADLEGIVDLAYQTLKTGQQRGQVTVSLSTFVPKSHTPFQWQRQISLAETKERQFFLRDRIRHRNISVKWHDAKTSLLEGILSRGDARTGELIAAAFRLGCRFDGWTDQLRFDLWEQAMTQTGVNAEPYLEARDHNRELPWDRIDCGVNRDFLLDEAKKALAGEATPDCRNGLCQDCGVCDQETIRVITAAAPGPIPKPAHPEPFDPAQEMLVEGQPISLQAKAIAAGETGKLFRIKFAKLHTARFLSHAELSEALIRAIKRQGLTFVYSQGYHPHPRISFAIATSVGMESQAEYADIQVVACAQEPLQLQEEINALLPAGLEILDIKAMTPPAGSLSTLVTGFTYTITLPANDSLDLTGMRGKMNAFLQSKTVIIIRETGEKKVAKDIRSFVSRLVLDAEKRALILTALISPEGTVRPLEILTHVLGIGPEAALQARIVKTETHWAVNK; encoded by the coding sequence ATGGACTGGGAAGATTTGCTGATAGCCGTGGAAAAACCGAGCCGCTATTTGGGGACGGAGGTCAATGCCGTGCGCAAGGGGCGGGAAGCGGAGCTGCGGTTTGTCCTGGCCTTCCCCGACACCTATGAAGTCGGGATGTCGCATCTGGGCATCCAGATCCTCTATGAACTGCTGAACCGTATCCCCACCGTGGCCGCGGAAAGATGCTTTGCTCCCTGGCCCGATATGGAACGGCTCCTGCGGAAAAAAAACCTCCCGCTGACTTCGCTGGAGACGCATCGGCCTCTTGGCGCCTTCGACCTGGTCGGATTTTCCCTCCAGTACGAGCTATCTTATACCAATGTCCTCAACATGCTGGAATTAGGCGGTATTCCCCTTTTATCTTCCGAACGTGGGGAAGGAACGCCGGTCATCATCGCGGGCGGCCCCTGCGCCTTCAATCCCGCGCCTATGGAGGCCTTTATTGATGCCTTCGTCATCGGCGAGGGGGAAGAGGCAATTTTGGAAATTGCCGCGGTAGCCCTGATCATTAAGAGACGGGGCGGGAGTCGCGCCGCTATGTTGTCCGCCCTGGCCGACATTGCCGGCATTTATGTCCCCGCCCTGCATGAGGAAGGAAAACGGATCCGCAAAAGGATCGTCAGCGACCTGAATAGGTGGTGTTTGCCTACCCGGCCGGTGGTGCCGCTCATGAAGACCATCCACGACCGCATCACACTGGAAATCGCGCGTGGTTGCACGCGGGGCTGCCGTTTCTGTCAGGCGGGGATGGTCTGGCGGCCCGTACGGGAAAGGGAGCAGGCCGGAATCGAAGGCATGGCCGAGGGGCTGCTCTGCGCCACGGGCTATGACGAGATTTCCCTGCTATCGCTAAGTTCGGGCGATTACAGCCGCATTGAACCGCTGCTCGCCACCCTCATGGAACGGTACTATGAAAAACGGGTTGCCCTGGCCCTGCCCTCTCTCCGAGCCGAAACCCTGACCAGAAGTCTCATCGAAAATATTCGCCGGGTGCGCAAGACAAGTTTTACGCTGGCGCCCGAGGCCGGCACCCAGCGCCTGCGCAATATCATCAATAAAGGTAATAGTTCCGGGGAGCTGCTGGCCACGACGGAGCAGGTATTTGCCGCCGGATGGAAGTCCATCAAGCTCTATTTCATGCTCGGCCTGCCCGAGGAGACGCAAGCCGATCTCGAAGGGATCGTGGATCTGGCCTACCAGACGCTGAAAACCGGTCAGCAGCGCGGACAGGTCACGGTCAGCCTTTCCACCTTCGTGCCCAAAAGCCATACGCCCTTCCAGTGGCAAAGACAGATCAGCCTGGCCGAGACCAAGGAACGGCAGTTTTTCCTGAGAGACCGGATCCGCCACCGCAATATCAGCGTCAAGTGGCACGACGCCAAAACCAGCCTGCTGGAGGGCATCCTGTCGCGCGGTGACGCCCGGACCGGTGAGCTCATCGCCGCCGCGTTCCGCCTCGGCTGCCGTTTCGACGGCTGGACGGACCAGTTGCGCTTTGACCTGTGGGAGCAGGCGATGACGCAGACGGGCGTCAATGCTGAGCCCTATCTGGAGGCACGGGATCATAACCGGGAGCTGCCCTGGGACAGGATAGATTGCGGCGTGAACCGTGATTTTCTGCTGGATGAGGCCAAGAAGGCCCTGGCCGGAGAAGCGACGCCCGATTGCCGCAACGGACTTTGCCAGGACTGCGGGGTATGCGATCAGGAGACCATCAGGGTCATTACGGCCGCCGCACCTGGGCCTATTCCAAAACCCGCTCACCCTGAGCCCTTCGACCCTGCTCAGGAGATGCTTGTCGAAGGGCAGCCAATTTCATTACAGGCCAAGGCAATAGCTGCCGGAGAAACTGGCAAACTGTTCCGGATAAAATTCGCCAAGCTACATACCGCACGCTTTTTATCGCATGCCGAACTGTCGGAGGCATTGATCCGCGCCATCAAACGCCAGGGCCTGACCTTCGTATATTCCCAGGGCTACCACCCGCATCCCCGGATTTCCTTCGCCATAGCCACCTCCGTGGGGATGGAGAGCCAGGCGGAGTACGCGGATATTCAAGTCGTCGCCTGCGCGCAGGAACCGCTCCAACTGCAAGAGGAGATCAATGCCCTGCTGCCGGCGGGACTGGAAATCCTCGATATCAAAGCAATGACGCCCCCAGCCGGGAGTTTATCCACCCTGGTGACGGGATTTACATATACCATCACCCTGCCGGCAAATGACAGCCTCGATCTCACCGGGATGAGGGGAAAAATGAACGCCTTTCTCCAGTCCAAAACGGTGATTATAATACGGGAGACCGGTGAGAAAAAGGTCGCCAAGGACATCCGCTCCTTCGTGTCCCGACTGGTTTTAGATGCCGAAAAACGCGCGTTGATCCTCACAGCGCTGATCAGCCCGGAAGGAACAGTCCGGCCGCTGGAAATACTGACGCACGTGCTGGGGATAGGTCCCGAGGCGGCGTTACAGGCGCGGATAGTCAAAACGGAAACCCATTGGGCCGTCAATAAATAA
- the rpmA gene encoding 50S ribosomal protein L27, whose product MAHKKGQGSSRNGRDSKPQMRGVKVYGGQVISAGGIIIRQLGTKIHPGVNVGLGKDYTIFAKIDGVVKFERYDKTRKKVSVYAAAEA is encoded by the coding sequence ATGGCACACAAAAAAGGACAGGGCAGCTCCCGGAACGGACGGGACAGCAAACCCCAGATGCGGGGCGTAAAGGTTTATGGCGGTCAGGTAATCAGCGCGGGCGGCATCATCATCCGTCAGTTGGGAACGAAGATCCATCCCGGCGTGAACGTGGGACTCGGGAAGGATTATACGATCTTTGCCAAGATAGACGGCGTCGTAAAATTTGAACGGTATGATAAGACCCGCAAAAAGGTTAGTGTTTACGCGGCAGCGGAGGCATAA